The following are encoded together in the Candidatus Omnitrophota bacterium genome:
- the nuoL gene encoding NADH-quinone oxidoreductase subunit L, translated as MMLVLAGLVLLFPLLAFLLIALVTRKSPRISAGISILAMLFSLISSIIIFGLVAAVPGNTEYTFPWMKILTNLNIEIGILLNPISSVMLLVVCAVSFLVQVYSVGYMKGDSGYSKYYAFLSLFSFSMLGLVIANNFLQMYIFWEMVGLSSYLLIGHWYFKPEAANAAKKAFVVTRFGDFGFLIAILILSVKTGTFNFLTLERMLPTGIIDPMTITVIALLLFAGAAGKSAQFPLHVWLPDAMEGPTPVSALIHAATMVAAGVYLVARAYFLFSLSATALFVIAIIGCFTAFLAGSIALVQDDIKKVLAYSTVSQLGYMMLGLGVGGFTAGFFHLITHASFKALLFLGAGSVIHAVGTNNIWEMGGLYKKMKVTTLTFLAGGLALCGIFPTSGYFSKDAILLETFHSGHYILFSVALLTAGFTAFYMARLFFVVFFSTEKSHGKHPHESPWVMCVPLIVLAAFALGLGYAAEHFRHFVFFGSVAAEEGHDMIIPVVSNIVAIGAIIFAWAIYQKQMISAQALAQRFSGIYRILKNKYYVDEFYTFCVDRILFVISDMAHWFDRHIVDGAVNGFSHIIQLSAGSLRRIQTGFVQNYALGIFGGVVALCLLMSIGK; from the coding sequence ATGATGTTAGTTTTAGCAGGCTTAGTTTTATTATTTCCTCTTTTGGCATTTCTGCTGATCGCCTTAGTGACCAGAAAATCTCCCAGGATTTCTGCCGGTATTTCCATTCTGGCCATGCTCTTTTCTCTTATATCATCCATTATTATCTTTGGGCTGGTGGCGGCGGTTCCGGGGAATACGGAATACACATTTCCATGGATGAAGATATTAACTAATCTAAATATCGAAATAGGGATTTTGCTTAATCCAATCTCATCGGTGATGCTTTTGGTGGTATGCGCGGTGAGCTTTTTGGTTCAGGTTTACTCGGTCGGTTATATGAAAGGCGACAGCGGCTATTCGAAATATTATGCTTTCTTGTCTTTGTTTAGTTTTTCCATGCTGGGATTGGTCATCGCCAATAACTTTTTGCAGATGTATATTTTCTGGGAAATGGTGGGCTTGTCTTCGTATCTGTTGATCGGGCATTGGTATTTCAAGCCGGAAGCGGCCAACGCGGCTAAAAAGGCATTTGTGGTGACGCGTTTTGGAGATTTTGGATTTCTGATCGCCATTCTTATCCTTTCGGTGAAAACCGGAACGTTTAATTTTCTTACGCTCGAACGAATGCTGCCCACCGGTATCATTGATCCGATGACAATTACGGTGATCGCGCTTCTTTTATTCGCGGGCGCGGCCGGTAAAAGCGCTCAATTTCCTCTCCACGTTTGGCTTCCCGATGCCATGGAAGGCCCCACGCCGGTTTCGGCTCTTATCCATGCGGCCACCATGGTGGCCGCCGGAGTATATTTGGTCGCGCGGGCGTATTTTCTTTTTTCTCTGTCGGCAACAGCCCTTTTTGTTATTGCGATCATCGGTTGTTTTACCGCATTTTTAGCGGGAAGCATTGCTTTAGTTCAAGACGATATCAAAAAGGTTTTAGCCTATTCAACCGTCAGCCAGCTTGGCTATATGATGTTGGGGCTTGGCGTCGGTGGATTTACAGCCGGATTTTTCCATTTGATCACCCATGCGTCGTTTAAAGCGCTTTTGTTCTTAGGGGCGGGCAGCGTTATTCACGCGGTTGGAACCAACAATATTTGGGAAATGGGCGGACTTTATAAAAAGATGAAAGTAACGACGCTGACATTTTTAGCGGGTGGCTTAGCGCTTTGCGGAATATTTCCGACCAGCGGTTATTTCAGCAAAGACGCTATTTTATTGGAGACGTTTCATAGCGGGCATTACATCCTTTTTTCCGTGGCACTTTTAACCGCCGGATTTACGGCCTTTTATATGGCGCGGCTATTTTTTGTCGTATTTTTCTCAACCGAAAAATCTCACGGAAAACATCCTCACGAATCACCGTGGGTGATGTGCGTTCCTCTTATTGTTCTCGCGGCATTTGCCTTAGGGTTAGGATACGCGGCTGAACATTTTAGGCATTTTGTTTTCTTTGGTAGTGTTGCGGCCGAAGAAGGGCACGATATGATTATTCCGGTTGTCTCTAATATCGTGGCTATTGGCGCTATTATTTTTGCTTGGGCCATCTATCAAAAACAAATGATCTCAGCACAAGCTTTAGCTCAAAGGTTTTCCGGAATTTACAGAATCCTAAAAAATAAATATTATGTGGATGAATTTTATACGTTTTGTGTCGATCGGATCCTTTTTGTCATTTCGGATATGGCTCACTGGTTTGACCGACATATTGTCGACGGAGCGGTGAATGGTTTCTCGCACATCATCCAATTGTCGGCCGGTTCGCTAAGGCGGATCCAAACCGGTTTTGTGCAGAATTATGCTTTAGGGATATTCGGCGGCGTTGTTGCTTTGTGTTTACTCATGTCGATAGGAAAATAA
- a CDS encoding NADH-quinone oxidoreductase subunit M, producing the protein MSSQFPFISVILSTVFLGGLVVMALPERNHRAIKWAAGISSFIAMVFSCAAFLCFDRSQGGFQFMEKMLWLPQLGITYQVGVDGIGISMVLLTGIIIFTGVLISSHEFLPAGLLGGVGRPKEYFALLLFLVTGVFGVFVSLDLFFLFLFYELAVLPMYLLIGIWGTGKKEYSAMKLTLYLLLGSAFILVGILVMYFASGLRTFDWIALSNYSFDKNIQVILFPLIFVGFGILAGLWPFHTWSPDGHASAPSAVSMLHAGVLMKLGAFGIIRVALQLLPYGAKVWCPFFAFLTVVNIVYGALVAMSQKDLKYVVAYSSVSHMGIVLFGICSLNLIGLDGAVFQMFSHGVMTGLFFALVGCIYGRTHTRILAEMGGLAKLTPFLAVAFTIGGLASLGLPGTSGFIAEFLVLVGAFRSYPLLTIVAATGVVITAIYVLRVLQKIFLSQLGVQFSSAHSGEKAPSAGHAGHSIVVSDAVLAEKIPLSILIFFLILLGVWPAILTDVINPAVAAVVIKIGGMF; encoded by the coding sequence ATGAGTTCGCAGTTTCCGTTCATATCGGTTATTTTATCGACGGTTTTTTTAGGCGGCCTTGTGGTCATGGCGCTTCCTGAAAGAAATCATCGCGCCATTAAATGGGCGGCGGGCATTTCAAGTTTTATCGCCATGGTTTTTTCTTGCGCGGCGTTTTTATGCTTTGACCGTTCACAGGGCGGATTTCAATTTATGGAGAAAATGCTCTGGTTGCCGCAGCTGGGAATTACCTATCAAGTTGGCGTGGACGGAATCGGGATCTCCATGGTGCTTTTAACCGGTATTATTATTTTTACCGGAGTTTTGATCTCTTCGCATGAATTTCTTCCTGCCGGTTTATTAGGCGGTGTGGGCCGGCCCAAAGAATATTTCGCGCTTTTACTTTTCTTAGTCACAGGTGTCTTTGGCGTTTTTGTTTCTCTGGATCTTTTCTTTCTGTTCCTCTTTTATGAATTAGCTGTTTTGCCGATGTATCTTTTGATCGGTATTTGGGGAACCGGGAAAAAAGAATATTCGGCTATGAAATTAACGCTTTATCTTTTATTAGGAAGTGCCTTTATTTTAGTTGGGATCTTGGTGATGTATTTCGCGTCGGGCTTAAGAACTTTTGATTGGATCGCTTTAAGTAATTACAGTTTTGATAAAAATATTCAGGTGATCCTTTTTCCGCTCATTTTTGTTGGGTTTGGTATTTTGGCGGGTTTATGGCCGTTTCATACTTGGTCTCCCGATGGACACGCGTCGGCTCCGTCCGCGGTGAGTATGCTGCACGCAGGGGTATTGATGAAATTGGGAGCTTTTGGCATTATCCGAGTGGCATTGCAGCTGCTTCCATACGGCGCAAAAGTATGGTGTCCGTTTTTCGCGTTTTTGACGGTTGTGAATATCGTCTACGGCGCTTTAGTTGCTATGTCACAAAAAGATTTGAAATACGTTGTGGCTTATTCATCCGTAAGCCATATGGGCATTGTTCTTTTTGGGATTTGCAGTCTTAATCTTATCGGCTTGGATGGCGCGGTTTTTCAAATGTTCTCTCACGGAGTTATGACCGGGCTTTTCTTCGCTTTAGTGGGGTGTATTTACGGAAGAACGCATACCAGAATTCTTGCGGAAATGGGCGGGCTGGCTAAGCTGACACCATTTTTAGCGGTTGCATTTACCATCGGTGGACTTGCCTCATTAGGATTACCCGGTACCAGCGGTTTTATCGCTGAATTTTTGGTTTTAGTCGGAGCCTTCCGCAGTTATCCGTTGCTTACGATCGTGGCCGCAACAGGAGTTGTCATAACCGCCATTTATGTCTTGCGAGTTTTGCAGAAAATATTCTTGTCTCAATTAGGCGTTCAATTTTCATCCGCGCATAGCGGGGAAAAAGCACCTTCGGCGGGGCATGCGGGTCATTCCATTGTAGTGTCAGATGCGGTTTTGGCCGAGAAAATCCCTCTTTCAATTCTTATCTTTTTTCTTATTTTATTGGGTGTTTGGCCGGCTATTCTGACCGATGTTATTAATCCGGCTGTTGCCGCTGTTGTCATCAAAATAGGGGGAATGTTTTGA
- a CDS encoding NADH-quinone oxidoreductase subunit N, producing the protein MIDLGLLKIEFLLCALIGILFIVDLLTEQKDILKRLAAVGSFVVLAYSFFGQPAGTTFFDMYVADGFSALLKTLFLLTVFITILVSFDFLKKNPRFTGEYFILLLSATLGMILMVSSQEMITFYVSLELLSISSYILSAYQKPNPKSTEAGIKYFLLGAMASGILLFGISLVYGATGTLYFSEIAAATTNPSSAILYVGVALILIALSFKIAVVPFHMWVPDVYEGAPTPVVAFFSVGTKMAGFAVLMRLFLMAFGNLKAEWGMIMAVLSAVTIVLGNILAIPQTNIKRFMGYSSIAQAGYILMGLAVASFSGISACLFYLVAYLFSNLCAFVVIIIFSGKIESDDIEAYRGLSKRSPLLALSLLIALMSLGGVPPLVGFLGKLYLFSSAVESGFTWLVVIGVLMSVVSIYYYLMILKRVYIEPLEGSLPIVLSPVEKFVLLICISGTVILGIVPYPVFEHILPITQSFFSTLALPL; encoded by the coding sequence TTGATCGATCTAGGGCTTTTAAAAATTGAATTTTTATTGTGCGCTCTTATCGGCATCCTTTTTATCGTCGATCTATTGACCGAACAAAAGGATATCTTAAAACGCTTAGCCGCTGTCGGAAGCTTTGTTGTTTTGGCCTATTCATTTTTCGGACAGCCGGCCGGAACAACATTTTTTGATATGTATGTCGCGGATGGATTTAGCGCGCTTTTAAAAACATTATTCCTTTTGACCGTTTTCATCACCATCCTTGTTTCTTTCGATTTTCTTAAAAAGAATCCGCGATTTACGGGCGAATATTTCATTCTGTTGCTGTCAGCGACGCTGGGAATGATCCTGATGGTGTCCAGCCAAGAGATGATCACTTTTTATGTTTCCTTAGAATTATTATCCATTAGTTCTTATATTTTAAGCGCTTATCAGAAACCCAATCCTAAATCGACAGAAGCCGGCATCAAGTATTTTCTTTTAGGCGCTATGGCGTCGGGAATTCTTTTATTCGGGATCAGCTTGGTTTATGGGGCGACGGGAACGCTTTATTTCTCGGAAATCGCGGCGGCGACAACAAATCCTTCCTCAGCCATTCTTTATGTTGGTGTCGCGCTTATTTTGATCGCTTTAAGTTTTAAGATCGCGGTCGTTCCATTTCATATGTGGGTTCCGGATGTTTATGAAGGCGCGCCAACTCCCGTCGTTGCCTTTTTCTCTGTGGGAACGAAGATGGCCGGCTTCGCTGTCTTAATGAGATTGTTCTTAATGGCCTTTGGAAATTTAAAAGCCGAGTGGGGCATGATCATGGCTGTTTTAAGTGCTGTCACGATCGTTTTAGGAAATATCCTGGCTATTCCGCAAACGAACATCAAAAGATTCATGGGATATTCCAGTATCGCTCAGGCCGGTTATATTTTGATGGGTTTAGCCGTCGCGTCTTTTAGCGGAATAAGTGCGTGCCTTTTTTATCTGGTGGCTTACTTATTCTCAAATCTTTGCGCCTTTGTCGTTATTATTATTTTTAGCGGAAAAATAGAAAGTGATGATATTGAAGCTTATCGCGGGCTTTCCAAACGTTCGCCTCTTTTAGCATTGTCTTTGCTCATTGCTTTAATGTCTTTGGGCGGCGTTCCTCCGCTGGTCGGATTTTTGGGAAAGCTGTATCTTTTTTCTAGCGCCGTGGAAAGCGGATTTACCTGGCTTGTCGTGATCGGCGTTTTGATGAGCGTTGTGTCTATCTATTATTATTTAATGATCCTCAAAAGAGTTTATATCGAGCCTTTGGAGGGAAGTTTGCCGATCGTTTTATCTCCTGTGGAAAAGTTTGTCCTTCTCATCTGTATTTCCGGAACCGTTATTCTTGGAATTGTCCCATATCCGGTCTTTGAACATATTCTACCCATCACCCAGTCATTCTTTAGCACTCTCGCGCTTCCTTTATAA
- a CDS encoding lysophospholipid acyltransferase family protein: MTSDLKTKLSRFLGRNALFVARWLISRLPYSVFKFFLSCFIIVGRPLLMNKKGLVMENLHIAFSGEKSEQEIKKIAEDYFKNFGLGMIELIYFIDRPGEVFKKVSIQGKDNLDKVLSQGKGAILLSAHMGNFILMYLRMAMEGYKTNCIMRRVRDSQFEEYISKFRDENGIQTIYSLPPRQCVVKSLKCLRDNQILFIMLDQNYGDDGRVFVDFFGKPAATATGPVVFSQRSQAPILPVFIVRDGIDGYKIMIDPPVELETVSPQEAEQGAQQVLVRNVSLLTKVIQKYICLYPQEWGGWMHRRWKSKRTAGE, encoded by the coding sequence TTGACCTCTGACCTTAAAACCAAGCTGTCCCGTTTTCTCGGACGAAACGCCCTTTTTGTCGCCCGCTGGCTTATTAGCCGCCTGCCGTATTCTGTTTTCAAGTTTTTCCTATCCTGCTTTATCATTGTTGGCCGTCCGCTTCTGATGAATAAGAAAGGTTTAGTGATGGAAAATCTTCATATTGCTTTTTCAGGAGAAAAAAGCGAGCAGGAGATTAAGAAAATCGCCGAAGATTATTTTAAGAATTTTGGCTTGGGAATGATCGAGCTTATCTATTTTATTGACCGCCCTGGGGAAGTTTTTAAAAAAGTTTCTATTCAGGGAAAAGACAATCTCGATAAAGTATTAAGCCAGGGCAAAGGCGCTATTCTTTTGAGCGCGCATATGGGCAATTTTATTTTAATGTATTTGCGCATGGCCATGGAAGGTTATAAAACCAATTGTATTATGCGCCGCGTGCGCGACAGCCAGTTCGAAGAATACATTTCCAAATTTCGCGACGAAAACGGGATCCAGACGATTTATTCTCTGCCGCCTCGTCAGTGCGTGGTCAAATCCTTAAAATGCCTGCGGGATAATCAGATCCTTTTTATCATGCTTGACCAGAATTATGGGGATGATGGGCGGGTTTTTGTTGATTTCTTTGGGAAACCGGCAGCGACAGCCACAGGCCCGGTTGTTTTTTCACAGCGCTCTCAAGCACCGATCTTGCCTGTTTTTATCGTTCGTGATGGAATCGACGGCTATAAGATCATGATCGACCCACCTGTTGAACTAGAAACTGTTTCGCCGCAAGAAGCAGAGCAAGGCGCGCAACAAGTTCTCGTGCGTAATGTTTCCTTGCTAACAAAAGTTATCCAAAAATATATTTGTCTTTATCCGCAAGAATGGGGCGGATGGATGCATCGGCGCTGGAAGAGCAAGCGCACGGCCGGTGAATAG
- a CDS encoding RNB domain-containing ribonuclease: MNNPMRTISLPSIARQAMIKYGFEPGFSKAVNKEVERLKDQLKTLPVDKSVEDMRSSLWSSIDNSDSLDLDQLEYCERSLRDEIHVFVAIADVDTYIPKSSAMDKRARQNGTSVYAEVETFPMIPEKLCNDLSSLREGEDRQAVVVDFFVTRDGQFRAGDVRRALVHNKAKLVYEPLGAWLEDQGPIPEKVESIEGLKDQILLQNEASQRLRNFRLSQGALELDTLEAKVLMENHEVKDIAVKHSNAARFIIENFMISANGTMTNFLEKNNFPYIQRILRTPEHWIKIVALAYDLSDQLPEEADAKALSDFLIRQRNRNPDRFPDLSLAVVKLLGHAEYDLIEPGKRKVGHFGLAVRSYTHSTAPNRRYVDIVLQRLIKAVLDKKNTPYTKLELQNIADWCTDRDQSAKKVERFMIKVAGAILLRGRIGEVFEGMITGASEKGTYVRLFHPPVEGRVMRNFVHMNVGSKVRVRLTGLDPLEGHVDFEGAN, from the coding sequence ATGAATAATCCTATGCGCACCATTAGCCTTCCTTCCATTGCCCGCCAGGCGATGATCAAATACGGTTTTGAACCCGGGTTTTCCAAAGCGGTTAATAAAGAAGTTGAAAGGCTCAAAGATCAATTAAAGACCTTGCCGGTGGACAAATCTGTAGAAGATATGCGCTCTTCTCTGTGGTCTTCCATTGATAATTCGGATTCTTTAGATCTAGATCAGCTAGAATATTGTGAGCGTTCTTTGCGCGATGAGATCCATGTTTTTGTGGCTATTGCCGATGTGGATACGTATATCCCTAAAAGTTCTGCGATGGACAAGCGCGCCCGTCAGAACGGAACTTCCGTGTACGCGGAAGTAGAAACTTTTCCGATGATCCCCGAAAAACTTTGCAACGATCTATCGTCGCTACGCGAAGGAGAAGACCGCCAGGCTGTTGTTGTCGATTTTTTTGTGACCCGCGACGGGCAATTTCGCGCTGGAGATGTCCGCCGAGCCCTTGTTCATAATAAAGCAAAATTAGTTTATGAACCCTTAGGGGCGTGGTTGGAAGATCAAGGGCCTATTCCGGAAAAAGTTGAGAGCATTGAAGGACTGAAAGACCAAATTCTCTTGCAAAATGAAGCCTCACAAAGGCTGAGGAATTTTCGCTTGAGCCAAGGCGCTTTGGAACTAGATACGCTCGAGGCAAAAGTCTTAATGGAAAATCATGAGGTCAAAGACATTGCTGTAAAGCATTCTAATGCGGCGCGATTTATTATTGAGAATTTTATGATCTCGGCTAATGGGACCATGACGAACTTTTTAGAGAAAAATAATTTTCCTTATATTCAAAGAATTTTACGTACGCCAGAACATTGGATCAAAATCGTTGCTTTAGCTTATGATCTAAGCGATCAATTACCCGAAGAGGCTGATGCTAAGGCATTGTCTGATTTTCTTATTCGCCAGCGAAACCGTAACCCGGACCGTTTTCCTGATTTGTCGCTCGCTGTTGTTAAATTGCTAGGCCATGCCGAATATGACCTAATCGAGCCGGGAAAAAGAAAAGTAGGGCATTTTGGTTTGGCGGTTAGAAGTTATACGCATTCTACAGCTCCTAATCGGCGCTATGTGGATATTGTTTTACAAAGGCTTATCAAGGCCGTTTTAGATAAGAAAAACACACCATATACTAAACTTGAATTGCAAAATATCGCGGATTGGTGCACGGACCGTGATCAATCAGCGAAAAAAGTAGAGCGCTTTATGATCAAGGTGGCCGGCGCCATTCTTTTGCGCGGGCGCATCGGAGAAGTTTTTGAAGGTATGATCACCGGCGCTTCGGAAAAAGGAACTTATGTCAGGCTTTTTCATCCGCCCGTGGAAGGGCGCGTGATGCGCAATTTTGTCCACATGAATGTCGGTAGTAAAGTGCGCGTGCGGTTGACCGGCCTTGACCCTTTAGAAGGACACGTCGATTTTGAAGGCGCTAATTAA
- a CDS encoding PCP reductase family protein codes for MNWDPDTDTKFKQLIEKIPIFLRAVAQEKVSNRAENIAAKENHLEVTEKDLVDAFFAETPFGFQGPLKCDMEALGIDYTKYGYSNK; via the coding sequence ATGAATTGGGATCCGGATACCGATACAAAATTCAAACAGTTGATCGAAAAAATTCCGATTTTTTTACGAGCGGTGGCGCAAGAAAAAGTATCTAATAGAGCAGAGAACATTGCTGCTAAAGAAAATCATCTAGAAGTTACCGAAAAAGACCTGGTGGACGCATTTTTTGCTGAGACGCCGTTTGGTTTCCAGGGCCCGCTCAAATGTGATATGGAAGCGTTAGGAATTGATTATACGAAATACGGATACAGTAATAAATAG
- a CDS encoding MFS transporter, translated as MNNPQNTQSFVIFKIPEIRFFIGTVGFFTLANRALVVIIGLQIYQLTHSALALGILGLVEAIPAISLALFGGHVADRVDRRKILLITRGVSTLCAFLLAFISSDPGQTSLMGLYSVIFLAGIARGFSDPASTAMEAQVVPKELTVNAASWIASTWLSCSIIGPAGVGFLYDGFGIVNTYFIIGILFILSWICMVFIAPKPRPVIPKNESLFQSISLGLKFVFKEQALVGSMSLDLFAVLFGGQIALLPIFATDILHVGAKGLGLLNAATAAGALIIMVISTKHPPIRHAGRNLIFCVTGFGITMIVFAFSKDFYLSLVCLFLSGIFDGVSMIIRRSIVRLLSPEHMRGRIASVSWIFIGASNEIGAFESGLVAHWIGVIPCVWAGGLATLGVVMLATSLAPKLRQLKFDPQNLNRIG; from the coding sequence ATGAACAATCCCCAGAACACACAAAGTTTTGTCATTTTTAAGATCCCTGAAATCCGTTTTTTTATCGGTACCGTGGGATTTTTTACATTAGCCAACCGCGCCCTCGTTGTTATCATTGGTTTACAAATTTACCAATTAACGCATAGCGCTTTGGCTCTTGGCATCTTAGGATTAGTTGAAGCAATTCCGGCCATTTCTTTGGCACTTTTTGGCGGACATGTTGCCGACCGCGTTGACCGGAGAAAAATTCTTCTTATTACCCGAGGAGTTTCAACTCTTTGCGCGTTTCTTTTGGCATTTATTTCTTCTGATCCAGGGCAAACAAGTTTGATGGGACTTTATAGCGTTATATTTTTAGCGGGAATCGCGCGCGGTTTTTCCGACCCAGCCTCCACCGCTATGGAGGCACAAGTTGTTCCCAAAGAACTAACTGTCAATGCCGCATCCTGGATCGCCAGCACCTGGCTTTCTTGTTCGATTATCGGGCCGGCCGGCGTAGGATTTTTATACGACGGCTTCGGGATCGTTAATACCTACTTCATTATAGGAATACTCTTTATTCTTTCTTGGATCTGTATGGTATTTATTGCTCCTAAGCCAAGGCCGGTAATACCTAAAAATGAATCTCTTTTCCAAAGCATCAGCTTAGGACTAAAGTTTGTTTTTAAGGAACAGGCTCTGGTCGGCTCAATGTCACTAGATTTATTTGCCGTACTTTTTGGCGGACAGATCGCGCTTTTGCCCATTTTTGCCACCGATATTTTACACGTCGGAGCCAAAGGCTTGGGGCTTTTAAACGCCGCTACCGCCGCCGGAGCATTGATCATTATGGTTATCTCCACCAAGCATCCTCCCATTCGCCACGCGGGACGCAACCTGATCTTTTGCGTAACAGGTTTCGGGATCACCATGATCGTTTTCGCATTCTCAAAAGATTTTTACTTATCTCTGGTGTGCCTTTTCTTGAGCGGTATATTCGACGGAGTCAGCATGATCATTCGACGGTCTATCGTCCGGCTTCTTTCGCCTGAACATATGCGCGGGCGCATCGCCTCAGTCAGCTGGATCTTTATCGGAGCATCGAATGAGATCGGCGCTTTTGAAAGCGGGCTTGTAGCTCACTGGATAGGAGTTATTCCCTGTGTTTGGGCGGGAGGACTGGCAACGTTGGGTGTTGTTATGCTGGCGACAAGTCTTGCACCAAAACTTCGACAATTAAAATTTGATCCGCAGAATTTAAATCGGATAGGATAA
- a CDS encoding TolC family protein translates to MKRINSFIFILFFVLIPTVVSSQPEDSPTLTDCYQLALKQSETVAINQEAIREAQARFGQALSTILPRASYSYSQKWEDAGGSSSRETPEGKFTFSQPLFTGFKEFAAIAAGRSEKKQRQHELKRAKQLLFKDVADAFYFYLNYQQDIETLESIRAVLADRRVELVKREELGRSRLSEIASVDARISRVEADIEEVKGEKDVAAQLLAFLTGSTFEVVNDDRGVIQELKPLSEYESYTENRPDVLAEHEAFIQAKKNITIERSKYWPTVEAKGNQYTKRVGSSKDIDWDATLSVDVPLFEGGETAGAVREARSQAKQEQLKFEQVKRSALLDIQNSYSQLQSSIRRYQAISKALDAAQKNYDLQLEDFRVNLVSNLDILQVLEDLQDSRRDHIAIQNEMKRRYWQFQVSLGKAFDDTF, encoded by the coding sequence ATGAAACGTATTAATTCCTTTATTTTTATTCTTTTCTTTGTTTTAATTCCGACGGTCGTCTCGTCCCAGCCGGAAGATTCTCCCACTCTTACGGATTGTTATCAATTAGCTCTTAAACAAAGCGAAACGGTTGCCATCAACCAAGAGGCCATTCGTGAAGCGCAGGCGCGTTTTGGGCAGGCGCTAAGCACTATTTTGCCGCGTGCCTCGTATTCCTATTCTCAAAAATGGGAAGACGCGGGAGGTTCGTCTTCCCGGGAAACTCCCGAAGGGAAATTTACTTTCAGTCAGCCGCTTTTTACCGGATTTAAAGAATTTGCCGCGATCGCTGCGGGGCGTTCAGAGAAAAAGCAACGCCAACACGAGCTTAAGCGCGCCAAACAACTTCTCTTTAAAGACGTAGCGGACGCGTTTTATTTCTATTTAAATTATCAACAGGATATTGAAACGCTGGAAAGCATTCGCGCGGTTCTTGCCGATCGCCGCGTTGAATTGGTCAAGCGCGAAGAATTGGGACGGTCGCGGTTAAGTGAAATTGCCAGCGTTGACGCGCGCATTAGCCGCGTGGAAGCGGATATTGAAGAAGTAAAAGGCGAAAAGGATGTTGCCGCGCAACTGCTGGCGTTTTTAACCGGAAGTACTTTTGAAGTAGTGAATGATGATCGCGGCGTTATTCAAGAATTAAAACCTTTAAGCGAGTATGAATCATATACTGAAAATCGTCCCGATGTTTTAGCGGAGCATGAAGCTTTTATCCAAGCTAAAAAAAATATTACGATCGAGCGTTCAAAATATTGGCCGACGGTGGAAGCGAAGGGAAATCAATACACCAAGCGTGTCGGAAGTTCTAAAGATATTGATTGGGACGCGACACTTAGTGTGGATGTCCCGCTTTTTGAAGGCGGCGAAACAGCCGGGGCCGTGCGCGAGGCCCGCTCGCAGGCAAAACAAGAGCAGCTTAAGTTTGAGCAGGTCAAACGTAGCGCTCTTTTGGATATCCAAAATTCTTATAGTCAGCTTCAATCTTCTATTCGGCGTTACCAGGCGATCAGTAAAGCTTTAGATGCGGCACAGAAAAATTATGATCTTCAGTTGGAAGATTTTCGTGTTAACTTAGTCAGCAATTTGGATATTTTGCAAGTTTTAGAAGATCTGCAAGACAGCCGGCGGGATCATATTGCCATTCAAAATGAAATGAAACGGCGTTATTGGCAATTTCAAGTTTCTTTAGGGAAGGCCTTTGATGATACTTTCTGA